The nucleotide sequence GGGGTGCCGATCTCTTCACCGCCAACGCCCTCATGAACATGTACTGTAAGTTGTGTCATGCCAAGGACGACGGCCTCCGGAATTCACCTGCTGAGGTGTCCAGCGGAGGCGCCCTCGGTGGCGATTCGAGAAAGTCGGGATTTTCTCGTGCCAGCCAGATTCGACTGGGTCCTTTGGGGAGCGTAAGAAAGGTGTTCGACGAGATGCCTCAACGAGATGTCGTCTCGTGGAATACTTTGATTGCAGGGACTGCAGAGAATGGTATGCATGTAGAAGCTTTAGAGATTATCAAGGAGATGGGCGTAGCTGGTCTGAAGCCTGACTCATTTACTTTGTCGAGCGTTCTCCCGATCTTTGCTGAATATGTTGATGGTTACAAGGGAATGGAGATTCATGGGTTTGCGATAAGGCATGCATTCGATACAGATGTGTTCATTGGGAGCAGCTTGATCGATATGTATGCCAATTGCACTAATGTGGATTACTCACGCCGAGTATTTGATCTTTTACCAAACCCTGATCCAATTTCGTGGAATTCTATCATTGCGGGTTTGGTGCAAAACGGCATGTTTGATGAGGGGCTCAAGTTGTTTAGGGAGATGTTACTTTGTCGGATAAAGCCTATGCCTGTGACTTTTTCTGGCATCATGCCTGCTTGCGCTCATCTGACAACACTGCGTCTTGGGATGCAGCTCCATGGGTATGTCGTCAGAGGTGGGTTTGCAGGGAATGTTTTTGTAGCCAGTTCACTTGTTGATATGTATGCGAAATGTGGAAATGTCCATATTGCTCGGCGAGTCTTTGATGGGGTGCCATCACCAGATAGCGTTTCATGGACTGCCATGATCATGGGTTATGCTTTGCATGGGCCAGCACAAGAAGCTCTATCACTGTTTCAGCGAATGGAGACCGAGAATGGGAAACCTAATCATGTGGCCTTTGTGGCAGTCTTGACTGCTTGTAGCCATGCTGGTCTGGTTGATGAAGCCTGGGATTATTTCCATAGAATGTCTAATGATTATGGAATTATTCCCAGGTTGGAGCATTATGCAGCAGTTGCTGATCTTCTTGGTCGAGCTGGGAAATTAGAGGAAGCCTATGATTTTATTTCAACCATGCACATAAAACCTACTGCTGGTGTCTGGTCCGCCTTATTGGGTGCTTGTCGGGTTCATAAGAATGCTAAATTAGCTGAGAAAGTGGCTGCAAAAATCTTTGATATCGAACCCAAGAACATGGGGTCTCATGTTCTCATGTCAAATATCTATTCAGCTGCAGGAAGATGGAATGAGGCAGCCAAATTACGAATGACCATGAAGGACAAAGGTATGAAGAAACAACCAGCTTGTAGCTGGATCGAAATAAAGAATGAGTTACATGCATTTGTAGCACATGATACATCTCACCCATGTTACAATAAGATAATCAATGCTCTCAAAGTTCTGTTGGAGCAGATGGAGCGAGAAGGTTATGTACCCAACACGGAGGACGTGCTTCATGATATTGAAGAAGAGCAGAAGAGAAATATGTTATGCGGTCACAGTGAAAGGCTTGCAATAGCATTTGGCATCATAAGCACTCCTCCTGGAACAACCATCCGAGTGACAAAGAATCTTCGAGTATGTGTTGACTGCCATACGGCAACAAAATTTATTTCGAAGATTGTTGGAAGGGAGATAGTTGTGAGGGATTTGAACCGCTTCCACCATTTCAAGGATGGGGAATGTTCATGCGGGGATTACTGGTAGATCAGAGTAGGGATGGGATTGTTAGCCATAGAATTTGTCTTGGAAGTGGCCCTTCTCTGATGCTTTATGCAATGCTAACCGAGGTACGAGTTGGAGATGGATTATATACACTGTTACTTATTTAGCACAACATGTCTGATAGCCTGTGTAACTCGAGCTGCTTAATGTCTTCTGTTCTAATATTTTAAGAATCAAGTGAAGACAGTGATTTTTGACTCAAATAAATGTTATTACAGCACATCAAGCAACCTTTAGGTGAGTCAACTCTAAATCTAATTCTCTTCTTTGAATGGAACAAATAGAATTCCCTATCTTAAGGTCTTAGTCTACAGATAATGCTTTGCCCCTAATTAGTCTCAGCCAAAGACAAGCCAGGACTTTGCTGAGACCAGCAGAGTCCTGAAACTTGTTCCAAACCTCTAATAACAGCAAATAGAATGGCAGAGTGGACGGCTTCATTTTGTTTATATAACAGAATGAGCCATCTGTTTGCCCTATCCTTGGGATTTAATGTGTTTCGTAGAAGATTCATTTGTTTCATAGAAATGAAAGCTACAGTCCTGTTTGTAACTACTTTAAGTTATAGTAGGTTTGAATTCCGTATTTCTGCGATAAAGAATAAAAGTTGAAAGTAATAATAATCTTCCAGTATGCAGTTAACTAATATATTTGTAGCGTGGACGAAGGAAGCAGGATATGCAGACACATAATTATTTTTGTGCAACTCCATATTACAGATATGCAATCGCATGCATCTTATTGCTACTGTACACCTTATTGGATGATGTAAAACACTGAGCATCATGAATTGAGGCTGCATGAACAGCATTTAGAACATTGATTTAAACTTTccttatctttatgattatgGACTAGATGCATAACTTTCCTTTAtactgttttcttttcttttgctatcTCATAATCATTATTCCATGTGATCTTTGTTCTTTTTTACCTGAATTTCTTGGTGACACGGATGGTTTTATGATTTATAGATCACTAGTTTGCGCTTGCAATTGCACATTGATGTGTTTCTGGGTGCCACTTTAATTCAAATAAAAGCCATTCTTTCCTGAAGAAAAAATATCTTTCCTCGAGTCATTGTTAAGGTGTTATGTAAATATTTTATGTAATCGACTTTATCCAGGACCAAGATGTGAAATGCATGGTTTGGAATTCGTACGAAGATGACCTTGGATGCATCCCAGGTTCTGCTGCTTGAGCAAGGATATTTTCTTCATTTTGGCTTATGTTTTCGTTCATGCCTAAGTGCCTCTTTGCCCAAATTTCTTCAGCCCATTGGTTTTAAGAAGTGGTCATGATCAGATTCATGGTATGTTTATACTCTGTCAATTACATTTTGGTTCAAAGTTCTACAATTTAAATATAAGTCGGCCTCATATCAACTAGTACATGGCAACACTCGAGCAATGGGTTGGGCTCATCAAAGTAAGAAAGCCAAATCGATTTGTCCTTCTCTAGGGATGGTTGTTCCAATGGTAAAATTATGCCAAACTTGAATGATCATCACAACAGTGACTGTCACATGTAAGGAAAGGAAACATATCTCAAGAGTCCCTATAGACTGTAAATTTACTTTAGCGATATTAATTCTGTTTTGCTAATCCATTGTATTATAGCATCTTTGCTCGACATTTCTCTCAAATGATGCTGTATTTTCCACTTGTACAGATTTTAAGGTCCATTCGTCGACTTTGACAGAAATTGTCACCCAAGAGGTGCATCTCTTCGACTATGGGATCCAGAAGGTGAACATCACAGAGAAGGAAGGGCTACAATTTGCTCAGGTCCTCTTCATGGTAAAAGATGAACTACAGAACTCTAGTTTTAATTAGATTAAAATTCTTTTGGAAATGAGTTTAGTCATAGAACTTTCTCACAGAACTTGACATGGTTTGGAGCTCAAACCTAGGAGAAGGAAGATGAAAGGTGTGGAAACAAGAGGATACACCTAGGATTTATTTAACTGACATGGCATTGACATAATCTTACAGGTTTATTTGGCAAAACCATGGTAAGAATCCGATGATACTCCTCGTTGTTGTTTTTCGACTTGTTATGCAGTATATATTTAAAAGTTAAAAAGATGCATCTGACCATAGTTTTTAGCTGCGTCTCGGTTGGTCTGGTTCGACACATCAAACACTACAGGCTTGCACAAGGTGGAGATAAATTGGAGGAAATGATTGACGAATTCCTTCTCCCCTTCAATATTTTTACTAGAGTGCTTCGTGTTGCGTGAGTAAAGGTTTTTACAAACAGCTTGTTGTTCTTGGATGCTTTGTTATGTGATCATCCTTAGCAAATAATGTATCCATTTCTCATTCTTAAaaacttttattattttattatgcttGTGTGGTTTTAATCTTACATTTGGGTGTAGTAATCTCACATTAGCAAGGAGGGGGGCATAACGATTATGACACATGGATGACTGCTGACCTCTTGGCAATCATCATTGCTAAGCCAATTTGTCATTTTCACATGATTAACACCTCAACTTCATTTGGTCGATGTGGTTGCTAACATTCCACCAACTAGGAGGCTGACTCAGCCGAAACAGGAAATTGACTCAATCGATCGTTATTTACATCTGTTCAGTTTGATGCTATAATCGTAATTTATGGttaaataaaatatgtaattGTTTCTATAGGTTTAATCACAATCTTGAATGCGATAATCTCATATCACACTATAAAAAAGGTTTCTTAGTTATACTCTTGATAAGCGAAATTATTTCAATATAGTTGCATTACATAGATTCGACACTTAATCAAATCTCTTAAACAAGAAACTAATTTAAGATCAGAGAAGTATCGCAGGATATGTCTTCGATACATTCTTGACAATATCTatttttaaagaaataaaaatttaaaatatatatcgaCGTGACAATATGCTGTCGTGTCCTATCATTGGCGTGTCCAAGGGGACGCGCATCGAGCGCGAGGTGGACGGATGAGAGGGAATACGGCAATGTTAACATGATGCTCGTCGATGATGCGCGCCTGTTGAGATCCGTGCGAAAACTTGATGGACGACGGCGATGCGCCATGGACGTCTAAAGCGTCGAGGAAGTCCCGTCTCTCTCCGTACGGCGCCGTGTCAGTCGGGCTGAGCCGGTCCTGAAACCTTTCAAGGACGGGGTGGCATGTGGAAACGGGACACCATGTGTCGTGTCAGCGAATACATCACCCGCGAATGGGTCAGGGTGATTCAGTCGTCACTGAATCGGACGGCTCAGCCCGACACTCGTCGTGTCAGCCACCACATCACTCGGGCTCATGGCGTGGGCCATGGATCAGTTGGTACATCCAGCCCATGAAAGATTCCTCTTGCCATCAGATTCCACATGAATCGAACGGCTCAGATCAATAATATCAATCAACCGAACTGTATTATCATATTATTATCATGGGTTAATACGCGATCATCACAccactatctctctctctctctcagcgttTCGAGGTCATCGAGGGCGGCGAGCACTCCGATCCTTGTTACCCATAAAAAAGAAACCCTCGTATTTTTCTCCGATTTGGATCAGCCACATCCTCCTGAGCGACCGATTGCGGGCCCGATCTCGCTTGATGATGCCCCGAAGCCGGGTAAGAGGAGGATCCCGCTTGGCCGAGTCGATCTGAGGCTTGTCCAGGCTTTCCAGCTTCCAATCTTGGGTTTGTTGGATCGATTCGAGGGCTTGTTGGGGGGTTCCGAGGCTTGGATGCTTGGATTCGAATGGGGAAGCAAAGGGAGGGAGAGGATCGATTGGTAGTGCTAGGGTTTGTTCAtcttgattcttgaattcaaagatttGGTTTTGGAATCTTTTTGTGAGAAGGACTTGGAGATCTAAGGTTTCTTGGGTTCTTTTTGCCGGTTGTTCTCCTCGTTTTATGTAAGAGAGAGGGTTTGGTTGGAATGGGTACGGATACGGTGAGGGATATGGCGTCGCTTGACCCGGAGCTGCTGCAGCTTCCGGAGGTGTCTCATTTAGCTCTAAAGGCGAAACCTAAAATAGCTGAAGAGTTGTACTTCCAGTGGCTTTCGTTTCCAGAAACGGGAAAATTGGTACGTGTTCCTTAATTTATCTGCTTTGTGGCAGTCAGTGAAATGGTGGAGCATGCATTGTTGAGTAGCATCATATCTGTTGTTGTTCTAGATGACACCTTTGCTATAACCATCATGAGCCATCTATTCAGGATGGATGTGTCAGTACTGAGCATGGATtgaattttctccttgtttcatgATTGGTGTCATGTACGATTTGGAGtatgattttgaaaataattcttttctttctctGCAGTGTGAAATGAACACATATATTATTTTCCTTTGGAATAAATGTATATTCTTTGTTAAATTTCTCGAAGGAATCTTTAAGCTTCAACTTCCTGTAGATGCTCAATTGCTAAAACGACCCAGAGTTCTTGATGAGAAATGCATATGATTTTCATAGCACTATGATAGTTTAATGCACTTAAACACACAATGACTTGAATGCGTGGATTTAGTTTGACCAATTGACTGTTTGAAAAAAATCTTGTAATGGGTTAATGCCTCAGATGGTCTCTCACTATGACTGAACTTTCAAATCGGTCATTGTAGAGGTTTCGGTGCACATCAGTCGTTGGATGTAGCATAATTCTCCATGTTAGTCCCTCCTCCATGATGGCTGTTGACATTGCTTATGCTGCCTTCTGTcctcaaattaaaatatttttatactatttGGTATCTTGGTCATCATAAATATGTTTAGGATCCAATCATGGATTTTATATATATGATCCATGAacttatatttttgttttttagaaatatttcctttttttttattctctacatttctcctcttctttttctttttttcctatctttctcttatcttcttttttcttctctgttcttttttctcttctcttttcttttcatgTTTTCATGTGGGTATATGCATCCAGAAGTTTACtcctgccctctctctctctctctctctctctctctctctctcagctctTGAGCTTCTGAGCACATATGCAATGACATGCACTAGCGACTGCAGTAGTAGTGAGCAGTGGGATAGGGGCAATACACACCAGTGTTCTACTCCTCttactcctctccctcttctccttcaTCTGTGGTGTCCCAAAACTTAGTCTGTGAAAAAATCTTGGATCTGAAGATACCCTTGGAAAGGATGATGTGTGATTTGAGTCACATGATTCAAAGGTTTGTCCATTCGTTTTAGATTTGTCCAATCATATGGCCTGGATAGAGATGTTGATTTTTGGCCGAAATTTTGTGATCGCAATCATGGATTGGCATATCCTAACAACATTGCCTTCTATCTCTGTAGTGAAGTGAATAAATATTTTGTAAAAAAGGAGAATCTTTTCTACTCATCAAGTTAGATGGGGTCAATTCTgtacacttttttttttgttaactgAAGGCTTTTCCAAATACCTTCTTTTTTTGTGCATGACATGCTAGGTGTATTGTGTTTGCCCCAGAGACTTAGATTTGAATAATAGTTGATAATTAAacccatcatattttagtttttttCTTCATGATGGCTGCCATTTGAGGCAAGATGTTGTTCAAGGATTCttaaaacctttcttttgacattttACTTTTGGTACGAATTTGTGGTAAAAATGGCTTTTCTGTTGGTTGTTTTACTTTGTATTATGTATTGGTACTCCTTCACTTTAAACATGGCAAGAAGGTTTACTTTTAATAAATAAGCATTTGATTTATTGTAAATTTCACATTTATAATTTTGCATCATACatttatatttcaaaaaggaAACAAGAGCTGCTTCTAGCATACTTCACATGCACCAAGGGCCTCTAGagcaaattttcttctttttatatacTACAATGTAAATTTTTCACTTTGTTTATTAATGTCTTTCTTTTTAGCACCTAGAGTTTGTTATTTGTGCATTACAACCTACCTTAAAACCTTACAATTCAGAGATTGCCCTAAATTATGTTTATTCAATTATGGGATGCCTTACGGCCCCTACCAATGTGCCAGATAAGTGTCTCATCTGTTAGCTTTTGGTTTCAGGTTAAGTCGTTGATCGAAGATGCAAAATCTGGTTCACCATTGAATGCTGTTGGCAGCTCTAGTACTTCGGGTGCTGCTGCTACTAATTCACTGCCTTCCATGTTTCCTGCTGGCAGTGCACCTCCTCTCTCACCTAGAAGCACTACTGGATCTCCCCGCTTTATGAAACGTAGTTCGGGAGCTGGGCCTTCACCCTTTGGTTCTCCACTAAAATTAGTCAGTGAACCTGTCAAAGAAGTTATACCTCAGGTATCTAACTGCTGACTAGATTTATGTGATATGCAGGCTAAAACATATTTTCTAGGTGGCTAAGGAGTTTCTTATTTAACTGATTGGTACCATCACAGTTCTACTTCCAAAATGGACGTCCACCTCCGAAAGCACTGAAGGAACAGTGCTTGTCTAGAATTGATCATCTTTTCTTCGGCAACATGGACGGAGTACAAATCCAAGGCAATGCATTTAACTTAGCTAATGCTCATAATTGGTCTCGATCATTTAATGATCATTACTCTTTCCTTCTCAGAATTCAAAACCGTTACAAAAGAAATTTGCAAGCTGCCATCATTTCTTTCCAGTTCCCTTTTCAGAAAGATCGATGTTGAATGTACTGGAATAGTGACAAGGTGTGTAAAACCTCATAAAATGAAGGCTGGAAACCATTGCTGTTTTATGCTTTGCTGTTAGGTGTtccttcaattcttccattttattgctCAAACATGTTTTGTTTATATAGTTgtgtaatttatataattttaattttttattctttaaaattcAAGATAAAACTGCTAGTGGTCCATTGATTTGCAACCTGGGCTTGTCCTTTTTCTTCTCAACTGTCTCTAAGATTTATTATATTTGGTGTTGCACATTAGTTGTAGCAACCAACAAGTTGCATGAGTAGAGTAGTATTACCCATTAGAGTAGTATTATATTTGGTCTCAACTGTTGATCTCAGTGTGACTAATCACATATCCTCGTTAAGTGGAGCTATTGTGGGATCATTATCTCCATTGCCGACAAATAtgttatttgaatatttttagtACCCAAGCCTGTGAAAAATTTGAATGAATTGATGATAAGTTGCTGTCTAGTATGGATAGTAGTTCAGGCTGCATACAAGGCTAATTCACGGCCGTTGAATAAAGGTGATTTTGTAAACATGTGTTCTTGAAATTTGAAGTCAGCTAGAACTTGCCCTCTCTTGTGAGAAATTTGAATGAATTGATGATACATTGCCATCTAGTATGGATAGTTGTTCAGGCTGCATATAAGCTTAATTAATGGATGGTTTGGATGGTGAACTAAGGTAATTTTGTAAACACATGTTCTTGAAACTTTTGAGTCAGCTATAACTTGCCATCTTGTACATTTGCAGTATATACGCCCTTTTAGGTCATTTATTTGATTAATGAACCATCTTCAGATTGCAAATATTTTGTTTGTACATCTGGCAGTAGTGGAACATCACATGCATGACAATAAATAGCGATTTATGGATTTTGCTTTCTCTGCAGCAGAATAGAAACATTTATATGTTGAAGAGAGAATTGAGTGAAGACAGGAAAAGAAAAGACGATAAGAGACAGAGAAATAAAGTGGGGTTATTAGGGGATATCTAGGCCTATGCACAAGTGGATTTCGTCTTTCTGATAAACAGATTTTAGATCTCTGTAGCCATGATATATCTTGACATTTTCTTGAACATTTATATTTTCTACCTATCATTGAACTCTTCTATGAGGTTTGGCCCCATAGAATGCTTTTTCTGTGGCTTGGTTGTTAAGGGCGTAAATCACTGCTCCTATAGACAGTATGGTTGCAAGTCTTGATTTGATCCATAAAATTGACATGATGTGACCTGAAAATTTGCAGGATCGTTGGACATTATGGGTCTGGAATATAATGGATTTATATGATTGTTCTAATTAATATGGTTATTTTATCTAGTATATTAACCTGAGTGACCTGAATCGAACCATTAGCAATCAGGTTAAATGTATAACTCTGCCGTTTTCGGTTTTACCATGTTGATAGTCTTTTTAGTTAatctatataaaataatttaatgatgTCATTAATAGGTTGATTGGTTTTAAGGGATCGGGTTCAAAAAAATTTGTGTATATAGATCATATTGTACCTAAGTAGAATAGTGTGTCATCCGTGACCttgtatgctttttttttttttttgagttataTGGGTCTGGTTTTGGTCTAAGATTTGTGTATAGATATCAAACCAATTTCTTTCAGTTGGAGGCAGTGATTTAAAAggtgctaggcgccaaggtccaaaaa is from Musa acuminata AAA Group cultivar baxijiao chromosome BXJ3-8, Cavendish_Baxijiao_AAA, whole genome shotgun sequence and encodes:
- the LOC135584308 gene encoding putative pentatricopeptide repeat-containing protein At3g23330 isoform X1; the protein is MQTHGTFSAAIATSLTPLLDPFLRHSSIQTRSQAQQLHALLLKSHPRPFPLVFSLYSALGLVRDARLAFTAAPTPSPPCYAAVIRCSAARGLFDHSVSAFVRMRSFSSPLADAVLPSVLKSCAALRDPHLGTAVHGFLIRSGWGADLFTANALMNMYCKLCHAKDDGLRNSPAEVSSGGALGGDSRKSGFSRASQIRLGPLGSVRKVFDEMPQRDVVSWNTLIAGTAENGMHVEALEIIKEMGVAGLKPDSFTLSSVLPIFAEYVDGYKGMEIHGFAIRHAFDTDVFIGSSLIDMYANCTNVDYSRRVFDLLPNPDPISWNSIIAGLVQNGMFDEGLKLFREMLLCRIKPMPVTFSGIMPACAHLTTLRLGMQLHGYVVRGGFAGNVFVASSLVDMYAKCGNVHIARRVFDGVPSPDSVSWTAMIMGYALHGPAQEALSLFQRMETENGKPNHVAFVAVLTACSHAGLVDEAWDYFHRMSNDYGIIPRLEHYAAVADLLGRAGKLEEAYDFISTMHIKPTAGVWSALLGACRVHKNAKLAEKVAAKIFDIEPKNMGSHVLMSNIYSAAGRWNEAAKLRMTMKDKGMKKQPACSWIEIKNELHAFVAHDTSHPCYNKIINALKVLLEQMEREGYVPNTEDVLHDIEEEQKRNMLCGHSERLAIAFGIISTPPGTTIRVTKNLRVCVDCHTATKFISKIVGREIVVRDLNRFHHFKDGECSCGDYW
- the LOC135584308 gene encoding putative pentatricopeptide repeat-containing protein At3g23330 isoform X2, coding for MQTHGTFSAAIATSLTPLLDPFLRHSSIQTRSQAQQLHALLLKSHPRPFPLVFSLYSALGLVRDARLAFTAAPTPSPPCYAAVIRCSAARGLFDHSVSAFVRMRSFSSPLADAVLPSVLKSCAALRDPHLGTAVHGFLIRSGWGADLFTANALMNMYCKLCHAKDDGLRNSPAEVSSGGALGGDSRKSGFSRASQIRLGPLGSVRKVFDEMPQRDVVSWNTLIAGTAENGMHVEALEIIKEMGVAGLKPDSFTLSSVLPIFAEYVDGYKGMEIHGFAIRHAFDTDVFIGSSLIDMYANCTNVDYSRRVFDLLPNPDPISWNSIIAGLVQNGMFDEGLKLFREMLLCRIKPMPVTFSGIMPACAHLTTLRLGMQLHGYVVRGGFAGNVFVASSLVDMYAKCGNVHIARRVFDGVPSPDSVSWTAMIMGYALHGPAQEALSLFQRMETENGKPNHVAFVAVLTACSHAGLVDEAWDYFHRMSNDYGIIPRLEHYAAVADLLGRAGKLEEAYDFISTMHIKPTAGVWSALLGACRVHKNAKLAEKVAAKIFDIEPKNMGSHVLMSNIYSAAGRWNEAAKLRMTMKDKDGARRLCTQHGGRAS